In the genome of Osmerus mordax isolate fOsmMor3 chromosome 15, fOsmMor3.pri, whole genome shotgun sequence, one region contains:
- the commd3 gene encoding COMM domain-containing protein 3 isoform X2 has translation MELSESVQRGLQTLADPTIFDLKTFTVFIEVAFRSLLSAHSDHSILDQPELKLIEQVCLKQCHVAVTSCILEGVKLNADKSTVSSCLEDNRFESERVEVFYSLFQKHKGDLETLLSSIGSGPPHVNDVSWRLEYRIKNGHVHKNGDMGRSLEDVQFNCTMEQLQDLMGKMKDAAKSLEKATQF, from the exons ATGGAGTTGTCGGAGTCTGTGCAGAGAGGGCTGCAGACGCTAGCAGATCCGACGATTTTCGACTTGAAAACCTTCACCGTGTTCATAGAGGTTGCTTTTCGAAGTTTACTCTCTGCCCATTCCGATCACAGTATTCTAG ATCAGCCTGAGTTGAAACTAATCGAGCAGGTGTGTCTGAAACAGTGTCACGTGGCAGTGACCTCCTGCATACTGGAGGGAGTCAAACTAAACGCAGACAAGTCCACAGTAAG CTCCTGCCTCGAAGACAACCGGTTTGAGTCTGAAAGAGTGGAAGTGTTCTACAGTTTATTCCAG AAACATAAAGGTGACCTAGAAACCCTATTGTCAAG TATAGGAAGTGGTCCACCCCATGTCAATGACGTATCGTGGCGTCTAGAGTATCGCATTAAG AACGGGCACGTGCACAAG AATGGCGACATGGGAAGGTCTTTAGAGGACGTTCAATTTAATTGTACAATGGAGCAACTACAG GATCTGATGGGGAAGATGAAAGATGCGGCCAAGAGTCTGGAGAAAGCTACGCAGTTCTGA
- the commd3 gene encoding COMM domain-containing protein 3 isoform X1, producing MELSESVQRGLQTLADPTIFDLKTFTVFIEVAFRSLLSAHSDHSILDQPELKLIEQVCLKQCHVAVTSCILEGVKLNADKSTVSSCLEDNRFESERVEVFYSLFQKHKGDLETLLSSIGSGPPHVNDVSWRLEYRIKNGHVHKVNEPSYLISLNVENGDMGRSLEDVQFNCTMEQLQDLMGKMKDAAKSLEKATQF from the exons ATGGAGTTGTCGGAGTCTGTGCAGAGAGGGCTGCAGACGCTAGCAGATCCGACGATTTTCGACTTGAAAACCTTCACCGTGTTCATAGAGGTTGCTTTTCGAAGTTTACTCTCTGCCCATTCCGATCACAGTATTCTAG ATCAGCCTGAGTTGAAACTAATCGAGCAGGTGTGTCTGAAACAGTGTCACGTGGCAGTGACCTCCTGCATACTGGAGGGAGTCAAACTAAACGCAGACAAGTCCACAGTAAG CTCCTGCCTCGAAGACAACCGGTTTGAGTCTGAAAGAGTGGAAGTGTTCTACAGTTTATTCCAG AAACATAAAGGTGACCTAGAAACCCTATTGTCAAG TATAGGAAGTGGTCCACCCCATGTCAATGACGTATCGTGGCGTCTAGAGTATCGCATTAAG AACGGGCACGTGCACAAGGTCAACGAGCCTTCCTACCTTATTTCCCTAAACGTCGAg AATGGCGACATGGGAAGGTCTTTAGAGGACGTTCAATTTAATTGTACAATGGAGCAACTACAG GATCTGATGGGGAAGATGAAAGATGCGGCCAAGAGTCTGGAGAAAGCTACGCAGTTCTGA
- the commd3 gene encoding COMM domain-containing protein 3 isoform X3, with protein sequence MELSESVQRGLQTLADPTIFDLKTFTVFIEVAFRSLLSAHSDHSILDQPELKLIEQVCLKQCHVAVTSCILEGVKLNADKSTVSSCLEDNRFESERVEVFYSLFQKHKGDLETLLSSIGSGPPHVNDVSWRLEYRIKNGDMGRSLEDVQFNCTMEQLQDLMGKMKDAAKSLEKATQF encoded by the exons ATGGAGTTGTCGGAGTCTGTGCAGAGAGGGCTGCAGACGCTAGCAGATCCGACGATTTTCGACTTGAAAACCTTCACCGTGTTCATAGAGGTTGCTTTTCGAAGTTTACTCTCTGCCCATTCCGATCACAGTATTCTAG ATCAGCCTGAGTTGAAACTAATCGAGCAGGTGTGTCTGAAACAGTGTCACGTGGCAGTGACCTCCTGCATACTGGAGGGAGTCAAACTAAACGCAGACAAGTCCACAGTAAG CTCCTGCCTCGAAGACAACCGGTTTGAGTCTGAAAGAGTGGAAGTGTTCTACAGTTTATTCCAG AAACATAAAGGTGACCTAGAAACCCTATTGTCAAG TATAGGAAGTGGTCCACCCCATGTCAATGACGTATCGTGGCGTCTAGAGTATCGCATTAAG AATGGCGACATGGGAAGGTCTTTAGAGGACGTTCAATTTAATTGTACAATGGAGCAACTACAG GATCTGATGGGGAAGATGAAAGATGCGGCCAAGAGTCTGGAGAAAGCTACGCAGTTCTGA